One Mycolicibacterium rufum genomic window, CGGAAGCGCTGCCACTGCTCGTCGGACAGCCGGGACCGCACCGGGCGCAGCGCGGTGCCGTGGATCCACTCGAGCACCGGGTCCTCGCCGGTCAGGTCGTGCACATAGGTGGTCTCCCAGGCGTCCACCGCGCACCCCGCGTCGCTGAGCAGGCCGGCGTAGCCGACCGGTGTGCGCACCACCTCAGGTGCGTCGAAAGGCAAGTCCCGCAACAGCTCTGCCCACTGGGGACGGTGCGCGAGCTCCTGCACCGCCGTATGGGAGGGGGCATCGAAGTTCCCCGGCACCTGCACGGCGATCCAGGCTCCGGCGCCCAGTCGCGCCGCCCACCGCACGAGCAGATCGGGATGCTCGGGCACCCAGTGCAGCGTCGCGTTGCTGATGACCACGTC contains:
- a CDS encoding trans-aconitate 2-methyltransferase, whose translation is MWNPAVYLAYADHRARPFYDLLARVGAPAPRRIADLGCGPGNLTADLATRWPEAVIEAWDSSAEMVAAARERGVDARVGDVRDWAPASDTDVVISNATLHWVPEHPDLLVRWAARLGAGAWIAVQVPGNFDAPSHTAVQELAHRPQWAELLRDLPFDAPEVVRTPVGYAGLLSDAGCAVDAWETTYVHDLTGEDPVLEWIHGTALRPVRSRLSDEQWQRFRDELAPVLAAAYPRRADGTTFFPFRRIFVVARVR